The following is a genomic window from Lysinibacillus sp. G4S2.
CTACTGATACTACTGCTGCATTACGAGCAGCAGAAATCGACGCAGATGCGATTTTAATGGCAAAAAATAATGTAGACGGTGTCTATTCAGCAGATCCAAAGGTAGATACAACTGCCGTTAAATACGATACACTCACATATTTAGACGTTATTCAACAAGGTTTACAAGTAATGGATTCAACAGCTTCTACTTTATGTATGGATAACGATATTCCGTTAATTGTCTTCTCGATTACGGAGCCAGGTAATATTAAACGTGCCGTACAAGGCGAGAAAATTGGAACAGTTGTTAGGAGGAATGCATAATGGCTAAACAAGTTTTAGAACAAGCTAAAGACAAAATGAACAAAACAATTGCCGCTTTTTCACGTGAACTAGCTTCAATCCGTGCAGGTCGTGCAAATGCTTCTCTATTAGATCGCATTACAGTTGATTATTATGGTGCACCAACACCGATTAATCAGCTTGGAGGTGTTTCTGTACCAGAAGCGCGTTTATTAGTTATTACACCTTACGATAAAACAATCTTAGGTGAAATCGAAAAAGCGATTATGAAATCAGATATTGGTATTACACCAACAAATGATGGATCTGTTATTCGTTTAATGATCCCGGCTTTAACAGAAGAGCGTCGTAAAGATCTTGTGAAGCAAGTGAAAAAAGAAGCAGAAGATGCAAAAATCGCTGTACGTAATGTTCGTCGCGATGCTAATGATGATCTGAAAAAACTTGAAAAAGCTGGCGAAATCACAGAAGATGGTCTACGTGGCTACGGTGAAGATATTCAAAAATTAACGGATGAATTCATCGTAAAAGTAGATCAAGTAATGAAAGACAAAGAAAAAGAAATTTTAGAGGTGTAAACAACTCAATTTACATCTCCATGATGGAACTTTTTAATGAGATGAAGGCGTCCTATAAATATCAGGACGTCTTTTCTCTTTACTTTTAAATGATTATGTAAAAGGTTTAGTAAAGTGTTATACATAACTTTAATTGTTTTAGGGAAATACCTTTCATCTAATTTTTCTTTCTTTTAAGATTAAGAAGAACTGTTTTTTACGTAAAGAGAAAAACATTATTGAGGAATGAACGAAATAAGGGAAATACCTCTTAATAATCATACTTGAGCATCCTAAAATGTGTGTAGTTCTAAAATAAGCTAGTTCATACATAGTCAATTTAGAGGGAAAAAAAAGACAAAAAGCGCTTTTGTTTGTTATGATAGGTTAGTATACGTCCGATTAGTTGTAGTGGGGGAGTTAGCATGTTTAAAAAGCTATTAGGTAAACAAATAAAAATGGATACACTATCATTGGAGGAACGTGTTGCCCTTGCTAAAAACGAGCCGATTCCTGCTCATGTAGCGATTATTATGGACGGAAATGGACGTTGGGCGAAGAAACGTGCCATGCCACGTGTTGCTGGACATCATGAAGGTATGAAAACCGTGAGAAAGGTAACTAGATTTGCATCAGATCTAGGTATTAAAGTTTTAACGGTGTATGCGTTCTCTACAGAAAATTGGAAACGACCAAAAAAAGAGGTTGATTTTCTGATGCGTTTACCTGTCGAATTTTTAGGTTCCTTTTTACCTGAAATGATGGAACGCAATGTACGTGTTGAAATGATTGGAGATCCATCTTTGTTGCCTGCACATACTCAAAGAGCATTGTATGAGGCGATGGAGGAGACAAAGCATAATACAGGATTAATTCTAAATTTTGCTCTAAATTATGGAAGCCGTTCAGAAATGGTTTGTGCCATGAAAACAATGCTTCAAAAGGTGCAAGACGGTCAATTAACGATGC
Proteins encoded in this region:
- the frr gene encoding ribosome recycling factor yields the protein MAKQVLEQAKDKMNKTIAAFSRELASIRAGRANASLLDRITVDYYGAPTPINQLGGVSVPEARLLVITPYDKTILGEIEKAIMKSDIGITPTNDGSVIRLMIPALTEERRKDLVKQVKKEAEDAKIAVRNVRRDANDDLKKLEKAGEITEDGLRGYGEDIQKLTDEFIVKVDQVMKDKEKEILEV
- a CDS encoding isoprenyl transferase — its product is MFKKLLGKQIKMDTLSLEERVALAKNEPIPAHVAIIMDGNGRWAKKRAMPRVAGHHEGMKTVRKVTRFASDLGIKVLTVYAFSTENWKRPKKEVDFLMRLPVEFLGSFLPEMMERNVRVEMIGDPSLLPAHTQRALYEAMEETKHNTGLILNFALNYGSRSEMVCAMKTMLQKVQDGQLTMQDITEECLTSHLMTAHLPEPDLLIRTSGEVRLSNFMLWQLAYTEFWFTDTLWPDFSEENLLEAVENYQKRNRRYGGLKGEETT